The genomic stretch TGACAGACACACTGTATTTCTGGAGGATAATGGGACCTCTGCCCTGGTAACAGTTACGTAAGTCTTAGATTTTCAGTACCAAGGCAAGAGACGTGACAATCTCCATTTGCTTGAATTTCATCAGAATTTGGTAGACTTTCTGAAATGATGGACAGAGGTTCGGTGGCTGCGTTATTCAACCTCTGGTTTTCCTATGGGTTTGGTATTGTTTTCCTATTCTCCCCTTCccacaacccctggcaaccatcattcttctcttattttctgattttttttcttcagttttttgttccttttaattcagaaagagaaagggaaggaaatgaaaagcaaaggTTGTTTAAATTACTATTGCGGAAAAGATCTGGCCGGATGCTGGGACCTACCTCTTCCAGGATGGggattcattatttctttaattgttttgagacagtgtctcgctctgtctgccaggctggagtgcagtggctatgtTCTGATTCTATGAGATCAGTCAACTCAGATTCCACATAACTGAGATCATACAGTGTTTACTTCCCTCAGCCTCACTTATTTCACTTCCCATGGTGCCCTCGGCCTTCATCCACATGGGTGAAatgccagaatttccttcttttttatggtagGATAATCCCATGTATATATCACCATTTCCTCATCCATTTTTCTCTCACAGACTCTGGGGTTGGTTCCATGGCTCTTGTGAATAACGCTGCAGAGAACCtgagagtgcagatgtctctttgacatgCTGACCTCTTTCACGTAGAAACACAGAAGTAGGGTTGCTGGAACACAGGCAGTTCTATTCTTCATGTTTTCAGAAACCTCCCTACTATTTTCTgtagtggttgtaccattttcttTCCCACCAACCGTGcacaagggttcccctttctacacattcttaccaacacttatcttttgtctttttgatcataGACATCCTAGCAGAGAGGGGGTAATATGTCATCGCGGTTTTGTTGCTGGAAGGCTCAGGAGGCTCTCTGGATGCCAGAGAGACCCCAGACCCAGCCAGTTTCCAGGTTCTGGATGCTATCGGGAGAACGAATTCAGGGATGAGCCAGAATGAAGTGAAAGGCGAGAAGTTTCTATTCCAGAGCAAAAGCACACTGTTAGGAGAGAAGTGTGGGCGTGATTCTGAAAGCTGGTGGCGCTCAATGGAGTTCGGGGTTTCTATTTTTGTCAGTCCTTGTAAATAGGACGTGAGCTAATCATTAGGTTTTCTAGgaaaaaagcagagattttttAGAATTGGTGAGGTACCCATTTTTGTACTACATATGGGCATGCTGGGGTCAGCCGTGACACTGCAGAGTGTGTGATTTCGTGTGGTAATGACCATGGTCATTACTGTGGCAATGCTTTCAACGAGCTTCACTCCCTCCGGTTTTTTAGCACCTCATGAGCCCAGGTTCCTCCTTGTCCTTGTAATTTTAATGACAAGTGGCTAATTTTAAAAGCCACTGTTTTGGTCTTATGTGAAACTGTCACTGGATACGTTCTCCATTCTCTTGTGACCACACAGTATTCCTGTCTCAGTTTAAATTGCATTTCTCGCATGGTGAGTCAAGTTGAGCTTGTTCTTCAGTACTTGCTGGTCATTGGTGTGTGCTTttcagagaaatatctattcagatttttgccCACTGGAATTTggattattttggcttttttttctttttgctacggCCTTGAAAATAttcctcatatattttgaatattaatccaCTGTCATATATATGGCTGcttgtttggtttcttttagttttttttttttttgcttttttttttttcccgctaTGCAGAAGATTCAGTTTTACCTGGTACGACTTACTTGTATTTTGTGTCTTGTCCTTTTGGTGTGCTATCAgggttttcaccacatccacttTGCACAGTTGGGGAAGTAGAAGGTCTTCAAATGGActccagcactgtccaatagaaacatAAGATAACCCATATATGTAATTGTAAATTCATTTTCTGGTAGTcattaaaatagaacaaaacaaacctaatgaattttaactcaaaatataCTATCGTTTAACATGTGAGCAACTTTCAACGCTCTCGAGCAGATAGTTTACGTTCTCTTTTCCCCCTTATGTCTTCAAAAATAAGAGTGTATTTGGCTCACAGCACATCTCCATTCAGATACGCCCCATTTCAGGTCTCAATAGCCATTTGTCACTGGTGGCTACCATATCAAACAGCTCAGGTCTAGACTCCTTTACTCTTTCAACTCAAAGTCTTTTGGTGAATCATGCCCTTTATTCCAATGAGTATTACAGATATTAGAAATTCAGGACCTCAAGTCATTGACATTTGTATTCATGTTGTGTCTTCATCACTAGCAGTAGTGATTTTAAGTATCGTGCCATGATAGCTCCATGCATGTAAAGATAAAAGCCCCAGACACTATCAGCTGTTCATTCAGCTCGTGGAAATTCTAATTccgtgttcatttttttttctatagacatCTGCCATGGCTGAGCACTTCAAACAGGTCATTAGATGTCCTGTCTGCCTGAAAGATCTTGAAGAAGCCGTGCAACTGAAATGTGGATATGCCTGCTGCCTCCAGTGCCTCAATTCACTCCAGAAGGAGCCCGATGGGGAAGGTTTACTGTGCCGTTTCTGCTCTGTGGTCTCTCAGAAGGATGACATCAAGCCCAAGTACAAGCTGAGGGCGCTGGTTTCCATCATCAAGGAACTAGAGCCCAAGCTGAAAAAGGTTCTAACAATGAACCCAAGGATGAGGAAGTTTCAAGGTAAGGAATCTATAGGACCTGCCACAATCCATAAAAGGCACTGGGAAAACGACtttcaaacatttcttcattAAACATAGGCATTAGCAGGATATGTAGCATCTAAAACTTCCATGCTTCACAAACAACAGCAGTTCTCACCTTTGCGTAGAGATTTTCATGGAATCTGTGCAAGTTTGTAGAATACTTTGGAGAGCAAGCTACTGTCTTCTTTCATGTATCGTGTGTGCTAAATGGAAAActaattttcatcaaattatcCACTAACTTATTTGGAGAGGCATTTCCAATATGGATAAGGTGGACTTGTTACAATGATCATATTCATGTAATCTGTAGATAAAATTGAACCTCCTCAGGTGGCCAAACAAGTTTCCCCAGGAAACTTTGATTTGGGAAAGAAAGTAGAATAAGAGTAAAAGTGAATAATGCGTTTAAGTGTTTGCAGTCAAAGGCCAGTGGGAGTCTGTAGAGTGTGTCTTTGCTGAAATCCTGGTTCTTCTTTGCACAGTGGATATGACGTTCGATGTGGACACAGCCAACAACTATCTCATCATTTCTGAAGACCTGAGGAGTTTCCGAAGTGGGGATTTGAGCCAGAATAGGAAGGAGCAAGCTGAGAGGTTCGACACTACCCTGTGCGTCCTGGGCACCCCTCGCTTCACTTCCGGCCGCCATTACTGGGAGGTGGACGTGGGCACCAGCCAAGTGTGGGATGTGGGCGTGTGCAAGGAATCTGTGAACCGACAGGGGATGATTGAGCTTTCTTCAGAACACGGCTTCTTGACTGTGGGTTGCAGAGAAGGAAATGTCTTTGCTGCCAGCACTGTGCCTATGACTCCTCTCTGGGTGAGTCCCCAGTTGCACAGAGTGGGGATTTTCCTGGATGTAGGTATGAGGTCCATTGCCTTTTACAATGTTAGTGATGGGTGccatatctacacattcatcgaGATTCCTGTTTGCGAGCCATGGCGTCCATTTTTTGCTCATCAACGTGGAAGTCAAGATGATCAGAGCATCCTGAATATCTGTCCTGTGATCAATCCAGCCAGTGCCAGTGCCCCCGTTTCTTCTGGGGGaaagtaaataaacatttcaaCATAATCATCTTTAGGAAGTTTCAGTGCGCCCATAGCCATAGCTAAGAACTTTTCTGCTAGGTACACATAGGTACAAAGGGACAGAAGGGGAAGAGCCATCACTCTGTAAACCATGAACAGAAAGCAATTATATTAATGAGGGGAAAATTACATTGTACTTCAAGTTTGTCATGTTGTTTTCTTTGGGGcttatgtttatatttctgttcaataaatattttgaaaattcagattcatttgccaatgttttctattttctgcaaGATTAGTGTAGTATGTGTTATGGAAGTTATGAACTAAATAATACTTTGAATGTGACCCAACACAGTAACTGAATTTCAAATCAGAAGGACCTATGAATACGGCAAAATTATATATGTTCATGTATTCAGTTTAACCCAACAACTGAACACTGACATTCATTTCAAGTGCACACTGAGTGTTTGCCACGAATATGTGTGGGCTTAGAGAGATCTCATTagctttaaaattgaaatactatACACCCTCTCCTATGACGGCAACAGAGTCAAATTGGAAATCAGTAACAGGAAGAAATCCATAAATTCTCcacatacatgcaaattaaataacCACTTCgaaataaaatgatcaaatatgAAATGACAATGGAAATTACAGCTATCCTGAGTTGAATGAAAAGCACACATTTCCAAAATTTCTAGATGCGGTTGAAGCTCACTGAGAAACTCCTAATAGGAAGAAAATATCGTAATCAATCACCTTAATTTCTACTTGCACTTAC from Pan paniscus chromosome 20, NHGRI_mPanPan1-v2.0_pri, whole genome shotgun sequence encodes the following:
- the LOC129394799 gene encoding ret finger protein-like 4A; this translates as MAEHFKQVIRCPVCLKDLEEAVQLKCGYACCLQCLNSLQKEPDGEGLLCRFCSVVSQKDDIKPKYKLRALVSIIKELEPKLKKVLTMNPRMRKFQVDMTFDVDTANNYLIISEDLRSFRSGDLSQNRKEQAERFDTTLCVLGTPRFTSGRHYWEVDVGTSQVWDVGVCKESVNRQGMIELSSEHGFLTVGCREGNVFAASTVPMTPLWVSPQLHRVGIFLDVGMRSIAFYNVSDGCHIYTFIEIPVCEPWRPFFAHQRGSQDDQSILNICPVINPASASAPVSSGGK